Within the Bacillus sp. FSL K6-3431 genome, the region GTGATAGCTAGAAAAGTCATTACTATGGTACCTTTTGCCAAATAAACTTGCATCCTGGAAACTGGTAGGGCAAGAAGCTGCTTCCACCCTCCTCCTTGATGTTCATATCGGGACACAAATGCTGAAAATATACCTGTCAATAGCGGTAAAAATAATAATCCATGGACAAATAGCATCGCCGATAGAAGATGAAGCCACGCGAAGCCCTTTATATTAGGGTCAGCATTAAAAAAGCCAATCAGTGCCGCTAGTGCTGGACTAACGAAAAGTAGCAACCATATGTTTGATTTCCGGAACTTTAACCATTCCGATTGTATGATCCTCATAAACATGTTATTTCACATCCCGTTTCATAAAATCAATTGCTCCTAGCAAAAAGAGCAGCATCCCCATCCCGACACCTATTTGCACAAACATGATTGGTTCATATCCCTCAGAAAGTAGCAACGGGATATACATAGATAATAGCGCCAATAATATACCTGTTGTAAGTGGCAAAGACTGATTTTTCATCGTTATCGACAACCAGGTTTGCAATGCAAGAATCGGTAGAGCTGCAAACAGTGGATAAAAACTGTTTTTTGAAATGTCTTTAATTGGGATATCCATCCCGAACTTCAGAATCAAACCAAGAATAATCGTCCCAATCAATACGAGTAAACAGGAAATGGCAAGAAGAAGTAAATTCATTACAAACTTTGAAGTGAAAACTGAGAACTTTGTTACCGGAAGAGCCAGCACTTGTTTCCACGCATTTTGTTGATGCTCTACACTCGCTGTCATCGATGAAATGATGGCGATCCCTAGCATTAGTGTGAGTGGGAGCAGCATATTCACATTGATAAGCAAATCATTCCAAAGATCGTATTCAGGTCTGACAAGCCAGTCGTAACGTAAGCCATAATTGACCCCCTGTAGGCCAATGACACCAAACGGTCCAAGGAATACTAAAAACCAAATCCACTTTCTTTTCAACTTTAATAAGTCCGATTTAAGTATTCGCATGATCATAGGCTTGCTTCCTCTTTGGTCAATTCAAGGAAAATATCTTCGAGCGACATTTTCCGCTCTTCCACACGATGAATCGAAAAGTCTGCCTGAACTAATTCTGCTACCGTTCTAGCAATAAATGGATTATCCTGTTGTTCTAATAGCATTGCACCATTTTCCCATTCTGCTTTTATTCCTCTTGATAACAAGTATTTCCACGCCGCTTCTCCGTCGTTTGTCACAATCCGTATATGACTTTTTGCTCTTTGACGAAGTACATCAATGGAATCCTGAAAAATGAGTGCTCCTTTCGTAATAATGCCAACTTGTGTTGCCATATGGTCGATTTCACTTAATAAATGGCTCGAAACGACGACAGTAATGCCATGTTCTTTAGGCATCTTTTTAATCAACTCTCGTATCTCATGAATGCCGGCTGGATCGAGTCCGTTCGTCGGCTCATCTAAAATTAAAAGTTCCGGATTAGCAAGTAGGGAAGCTGCAATACCAAGCCTTTGCTTCATTCCTAGTGAAAATCCTTTCACTGGTCGATTTGCTTCCTCCGTAAGCCGTACGATATCCAACACTTCTTTAATCCGTGCTTTTGGCACATTCAATATGAGCCGTAAAGCCTCTAGGTTTTCTTTTGCTGTCAAATGACCGTAATAGGATGGCGATTCAACAAGGGAACCGACCTTTCGCAGGATCGCTAGTTTCTCCTTCGTTAGCTCTTTATTGAACATGCGGATTGATCCATGCGTTGGTCTCATTAGACCCAACAGCATCCGGATGGTTGTTGTTTTCCCCGCTCCGTTCGGTCCTAAAAATCCGTAAATTTCACCTTTTTGGATTTCCAAATTCACCCCATTTACTGCCTTGCGTCCTTTAAATCGTTTCGTTAAATTATTTGTCTGTACAATCGTTTCTTTCACTTTATTCACCTCACAACAATCGTATCGCTCCAAGGTTAAATATAGAGGTGGATGGAGTTTAAATTTTGGTTAAAAAAAGAACGAGGTATGAAACCCCGTTCAATTTTCTCCACTTATTTTAATGATTGTGCCGTCTCCATCTGTTTCCATTTCCCAATGCAGGTCCATTTCTTTCAGCATCAGAGAAATAATTGCCATGCCAATGCCCGCCCCTTTATTTTCCGACTCTTGTATAAAACCAGGCCCGTGGTCGATAATAAGCAACTTGAAGCCTTTTTCCGTTACCTCTCCTTTTATTCCGATATATCCTCCCACTTTCGCATGGCGTACTATATTTTGAAACACATTATCTAATACGCGTTCAAGCCAACTTGAATCCATCTGCCATCTGATATCGTCTTTTTCAGGTAAATTAATTTCCATGTCAAACCCTTCTCTTTCAAATGTAGGATACCAAGAAGCAGTAATGGTGCGCACTGCCCGAAAAATATAAAGCGATTCAGGCTTACTCGGATATTTTCCAGTCGAGAGCAATGTGTAGGATAATAAATTATCAATCAACTGTCCCAAATAGGCGATTTTATGATCAATCAATTGCAAGGATACGTGTCCTTGCTTGCTTAATGATTCTTTTTGCAATGTATAGAGATGACCCCTTAATGTTGTAAGCGGCGTTCTCAGATCATGAGATAGATTGGCGATTAACTGTCGGCGTAAGTGTTCTTCCTCTTGTTGAAGACCCCGGCTCTCTTTCAGCTTATCAATCATATTGTTAAAAGATTGTTCCAACTGTCCTATTTCATCCATTTTATTAATTTTGATTTGATTAGGAATGCCATCTGATTCATGTTGATCCATTGTTTTTCCTAATCTCATTAACCTTTTTCTCATTCGGTAAAATAAAAGCCATGATATGAAAATAAACAAAGCGAATAATAAAATCACCCCAGCATAAAAGAGATAATAATATCGATTCATCAAGCTATTTTCAGAGAGATCAAGCTCACTTCTTGGAATTTGAAACACAATAAAGCCTTTGTTGTTGTCTTCGCCAATAAAAGCTACCGAAGTAAATGGATCTCCGTCATAGCTTTTTTTCATAAAATCAACCGTATATGTCGCGCTCCAACTAGAAGGTATATCGTTTCGTTCAGGCAAAGAAAATTCCATATTTCCAACTGGATTAACCCAAAACAAAGACGATTCTGGATAGATTTTCTTTATTTGATCCAATCGTTTTTTTATCTCCTCAGGACTGGCGTTGGTCAATCCTTCCGCTTCTCTATGCCAAATTTTCTCCAGACTAACTCCATTAATTGATGCTGTTTCACTGTCTTTTTCAAATGAATACCAGACAATTGTAAATGTCGGGATAGCAATGGGAATAAATAGTAGCGCCGCAAGGATAAGTAGCAAATATCTTGCTACAAGCGAGTGACGAAATTTTGCAACTATTCCTTGTTTCATAGCCTTATCCGATATCCTAAACCGCGTATTGTTTCAATAATAGTCGGATTTGCTGGATCTTTCTCCACTTTTTCGCGTAAATAACGGATATGCACCATTAATGATTTATCTCCATCTATGTATGATTCTTTCCAAACGCCTTCATATAACTGCTCTTTCGTTAGTATCTGATTGGAATGCCTGAGCAGATACTGAAAAATTTGATGTTGCTTGCCTGTAAGAAATATTTCTTCTTTCTTTTCATGATTTACAATTCTATTTTCTACTGGATAAACTGTTATATGTCCCAACTCGACTTTTTCCGGAATATACCGTTGAGTTCTGCGAAGTAAAACATCAATTCTGGCTAATAGTTCTTCCGGATAAAATGGCTTTGTTAAATAATCATCTGCAAACTCAAGTCCTTGTAACCGATCCTCAACAGATGTGCGCGCTGATAACATTAAGATAGGCAATCCAGGCTCTGCCGTTTTCAATCTTCTTCCTACCGAGAAACCATCTAGTCCTGGGAGCATGACATCTAAAATAACTATATCAACTTCACTTACTTTTTCCACTGCCTTTTCTCCAGAAGCCAACCATAAAACATCATGCCCTTTTTCTTTTAATACATCTATGACCCAATTGCTAATTTCATGATCATCTTCTATATATAATATACTTGCCATATTTCCTCCCACCTTGCTTAATTCTGCCTTTTTTATAGTATATATCAATTTGCCATCTTCCTCAGCTTGTAAAGAGCCCCCTTTTTTATAAAGTTCGTTTAATTCAAACTAAAAAATGTAATGTTTTTAAAGCCTAAATACCCCCATTGATTAGCTAAAGTAGATTTATCCACTACGAGTGACTCATAACTGTGGATGAGTGGACTGTTTTTCAATGGGAGAGGATAATAATCCCCAATGATTGCTCATAACTGTGGATGAATTGGTTTTACTTCACTAAGATAGATAATAATCCCCAACTACGCTCTCATTTCTGTGGATGAATAGATTTTATTTCACTAAGATAGATAGTAATCCCCAACGAGGCAGGTATTACTGTGGATGAGTGGTGTGTAACATCATGCAAGTCTTTAATAACTGTATATTTACCATATATTCATTCAAATGAATAGCTAGGATTACGGCTAAAGCTATGAAATTTAGCTAGTAAATGTGAATCATAATAAGACAAACTTCATAGATTGAATAACTAGTCCAACATCCGTATAGTTCCCGAAATGTCTAATGTATGCCAAAATGAATAAAAAGCTGACAATGAAGCTGTCAGCCTTTTATTCACTATCTTTCTATTTCATTCATTTTTTCCGCTTTTTCTGTCCCATTGTGATCTTTTTCCACTTTTCCTTATCGGCGAGGGCAAGTTGCTTATCTTCTTTTCTATTCAAATAGGCTAATTCTTTTTGCAATTTGAGATAGCTTTCGTATCGATCCGAGTCCAATTTACCTTCATCTATCGCTTCTCCCACAGAACAGCCTGGTTCACCATGATGCTGACAATCTCTAAATTTGCAATGGGATGCTAGCTCTTCAATATCCGAAAATCCTTGGCTTAAACCTGTATCAGCTTCCCAAAGCTGCAACTCCCTCATGCCTGGAGTATCAATTAAAATACCACCTTGATCCAAGACAATAAGTTCGCGATGGGTTGTTGTATGCCTACCTTTATCATCATCTTCTCGAATTTCAGACGTTTTTAACGTTTCTATTCCGGTAAAGGCATTGACTAGTGTTGACTTTCCAACTCCAGATGATCCGAGCAGTGCGACCGTCCTTCCTTCTCCCATATATATAGCCAATGCTTCAAGACCTACTTTCTGCTCTGCACTGACAACATGAATCGGGACTCCGATAGCTACTGCCTCTGTTTCCCTAACCTTTTTATCTACATCATCACATAGATCGGCTTTGCTCAGTACAATGACCGGGTTCGCTCCACTCTCCCAAGTTGTTAATATATAGCGTTCAATTCTTCGAACATTAAAGTCCGAATTCAAAGCTGCTACAATAAAAACCGTATCGACATTCGTAGCAACAATTTGCTCTTCAGTAGTAACACCAGCGACTTTACGTGAGAATTTACTTTTACGCGGTAAAACTTTGTGTATCGTCGCTTTACCTTCTTCTCTCCTCAGCGTCATCAAGACCCAATCACCGACAGCTGGATAATCACCGCGTCCCGCAGCATGAAACCGAAGTTTCCCTGACACTTCAGCAAGAACTTCTCCATCCTCAGCCAAAACTCTATACATGCGTTTATGTTCTAATGCTACTCTTCCCGCTGTGTATCCCTCTTTTATATATATTTTACATTCATTTTCAAAAAAATGATCCCAACCTAATGTTTGTAAATTCATGTCCATCCTCCAATTAACTTTTTGCATGAAGAAAAGCTGCGGCCCCTGCAACAAAAAAATAACCGCCCTCTGCGGTTTTCAATTTGTGTTACAGGCATACTATCCCGTTCACTTATCAAACCATGAGCTACATATTTTTGCCCATGGAAATTGGAGTATTTAAAGAAGCATGAGAACATACTACTGCAAATGAACACCTTTTTCCACGGGCTTGATGAAATTAGTTTTATTGCTGATTACAATTGCCATAATACATTCCTCCCTTGGAACATCTAGTGTTTTTTTACATTTTCATTTTACAGTGTTACCGTTTACATGTAAAGCCTATTTTAACCACATCAAGATTACGCCCTACTACAAAACGCATAAGATTATATCATCATCTATCCGAACTTGTTATAGAAACTGAGTTGCCAACTTTTTTTAAAACCCCTCCCTTTCTTTTATAACAAGATTGTTATATTCTAAAACAAACAACAAAGCGCAAACTGGGAGGAAAGAACAATGACAATGAAAAAAACATTAACGCTTGCTGGATCTGATTCTAGTGGCGGAGCTGGTATACAAGCAGATTTAAAAACTTTTCAAGAAAATGGCGTATATGGAATGACTGCCCTCACTTCCATCGTAACGATGGACCCAGACAATGGCTGGAATCACGGCGTTTTTCCAATTGACGTTAGTATAGTAGAACAGCAATTAAATACAATCCTTTCAGTAGGTGTTGACGCAATGAAGACTGGAATGCTTGGTTCCGTCGATATCATTGAACTCGGCGCAAAAAAGATCGATGAACATCAGCTAAACAATATCGTCATTGACCCTGTCATGGTATGTAAAGGCGAAGACGAAGTACTTCAACCGGAAAATACAGAAGCAATGCGGGAATTGTTAGTACCGCGGGCAACAATCGTTACTCCCAACCTTTTTGAAGCATGGCAACTTGCAAAAACAGGTCCGATTAAAACAATTGACGATATGAAAGAAGCTGCAGCGAAAATTCATGATCTTGGTGCGAAAAATGTCGTTATCAAAGGTGGAATAGGCATAGAACATGATAAAGCAGTTGATCTTTTCTATGACGGAAAAGAATTCACCCTTCTGAAAAATCCTAAGCTTGATACAACATATAATCACGGTGCCGGTTGCACATTCGCAGCTGCCATTACAGCAAATCTCGCTAAAGGCAAATCAGTAAAAGACGCTGTTGCTGCCGCCAAAGAATTCGTGTCAGCTGCAATCGAACACGGCTGGAAGATGAATCAATACGTAGGACCAGTTATGCATGGTGCCTATACACAATTTGTCGGCAGTGCGAGAAACTAATCTTCTCTTGAAAATAATCCAGCCATTGGTGGCTGGATTATTTTTATTTTATTTCTAACATTTAAAATCCATGGCTTGTGGTGTGGGATTAATAATTGGGGTCATTTTTAAAAAGAAAGGATTAACGAAGTTTCATTTTCATGATTTCACGATCATGTTCAGTAATTTTTTGATCAAAATATCTGATGTCTATTTTTGTTACCATTTCGCTTTTGATTACTCTTATATCTTTACTATTGGCATCCACTTTGGATTGTAGTTGATTCCTCTTCATGGTTTATCAACATATCACTCATATAATTTAATAACTCCGTGTGACTTGTCAATATTTCACCCTGATTATTTACCGTAGCTTCAATCTTTTCTAACTTCACTTCCATCTTATCCATTCTAGCTTCCATCTTACTTTCCATCTTGTCCATTCTAACTTCCAGCTTACTTTCCATTTATTTTTTCCAAAATAAGATTTAACATTTCCTCCATCTATGTCCTCTCCTCTCTCATTATTACACTTATATTAACATATCCCAGACCAAATATTACTCCTTGGAAAATCTTATTTTTCGTATTCCATTCATTTTTTTAGTAAAATAAATATATTGCTCCATTAAGAAGGAGGTTTTAATTATGGAAGTTATTGTTATCGAGAAAGTTCAGCATATGATCAATCAATTCGCACGTGAAAATGTGTTTATCCATTTAGAAACAACAAATGGCGCCTACGCTTCACATCAAAATGAATCATTTTTTTCAGCTGGGGCATATATTCGTAATGCCGAGGTTTGCTATGAGCACGGAAAAATTATCGGGGACGGACCATATCGTGCCGGATTAAAGCTTCCCATTGGTTGGATTTATGCGGAAGGCCTTACTCATTTTGAAGTGGATGACTTAGGGAGACTCTTACTTGCCGGTCACGGAAATGATGGAAAATTAGCTGTTGCACTTGAAATTAGTAAAACACCTTTTGAATAAAAGATAGGGAGCTGACACCAATGGAAAAAGAGCGCCGCGTACTAGTTGTGTTTCCCCACCCTGATGATGAGGCTTTTGGGGTGTCAGGAACGATTGCTACTTATATCAAACAAGGAACTCCTGTTACATATGCCTGCTTGACGCTTGGGGAAATGGGGAGAAACCTTGGTAATCCGCCCTTTGCAACGAGAGAATCGCTGCCAAAAATTCGTAAAGCAGAACTTGAAGCAGCT harbors:
- a CDS encoding cache domain-containing sensor histidine kinase, yielding MKQGIVAKFRHSLVARYLLLILAALLFIPIAIPTFTIVWYSFEKDSETASINGVSLEKIWHREAEGLTNASPEEIKKRLDQIKKIYPESSLFWVNPVGNMEFSLPERNDIPSSWSATYTVDFMKKSYDGDPFTSVAFIGEDNNKGFIVFQIPRSELDLSENSLMNRYYYLFYAGVILLFALFIFISWLLFYRMRKRLMRLGKTMDQHESDGIPNQIKINKMDEIGQLEQSFNNMIDKLKESRGLQQEEEHLRRQLIANLSHDLRTPLTTLRGHLYTLQKESLSKQGHVSLQLIDHKIAYLGQLIDNLLSYTLLSTGKYPSKPESLYIFRAVRTITASWYPTFEREGFDMEINLPEKDDIRWQMDSSWLERVLDNVFQNIVRHAKVGGYIGIKGEVTEKGFKLLIIDHGPGFIQESENKGAGIGMAIISLMLKEMDLHWEMETDGDGTIIKISGEN
- a CDS encoding ABC transporter ATP-binding protein, whose translation is MKETIVQTNNLTKRFKGRKAVNGVNLEIQKGEIYGFLGPNGAGKTTTIRMLLGLMRPTHGSIRMFNKELTKEKLAILRKVGSLVESPSYYGHLTAKENLEALRLILNVPKARIKEVLDIVRLTEEANRPVKGFSLGMKQRLGIAASLLANPELLILDEPTNGLDPAGIHEIRELIKKMPKEHGITVVVSSHLLSEIDHMATQVGIITKGALIFQDSIDVLRQRAKSHIRIVTNDGEAAWKYLLSRGIKAEWENGAMLLEQQDNPFIARTVAELVQADFSIHRVEERKMSLEDIFLELTKEEASL
- the rsgA gene encoding ribosome small subunit-dependent GTPase A; amino-acid sequence: MNLQTLGWDHFFENECKIYIKEGYTAGRVALEHKRMYRVLAEDGEVLAEVSGKLRFHAAGRGDYPAVGDWVLMTLRREEGKATIHKVLPRKSKFSRKVAGVTTEEQIVATNVDTVFIVAALNSDFNVRRIERYILTTWESGANPVIVLSKADLCDDVDKKVRETEAVAIGVPIHVVSAEQKVGLEALAIYMGEGRTVALLGSSGVGKSTLVNAFTGIETLKTSEIREDDDKGRHTTTHRELIVLDQGGILIDTPGMRELQLWEADTGLSQGFSDIEELASHCKFRDCQHHGEPGCSVGEAIDEGKLDSDRYESYLKLQKELAYLNRKEDKQLALADKEKWKKITMGQKKRKK
- a CDS encoding response regulator transcription factor; translated protein: MASILYIEDDHEISNWVIDVLKEKGHDVLWLASGEKAVEKVSEVDIVILDVMLPGLDGFSVGRRLKTAEPGLPILMLSARTSVEDRLQGLEFADDYLTKPFYPEELLARIDVLLRRTQRYIPEKVELGHITVYPVENRIVNHEKKEEIFLTGKQHQIFQYLLRHSNQILTKEQLYEGVWKESYIDGDKSLMVHIRYLREKVEKDPANPTIIETIRGLGYRIRL
- a CDS encoding ABC transporter permease, whose amino-acid sequence is MIMRILKSDLLKLKRKWIWFLVFLGPFGVIGLQGVNYGLRYDWLVRPEYDLWNDLLINVNMLLPLTLMLGIAIISSMTASVEHQQNAWKQVLALPVTKFSVFTSKFVMNLLLLAISCLLVLIGTIILGLILKFGMDIPIKDISKNSFYPLFAALPILALQTWLSITMKNQSLPLTTGILLALLSMYIPLLLSEGYEPIMFVQIGVGMGMLLFLLGAIDFMKRDVK
- the pdxK gene encoding pyridoxine/pyridoxal/pyridoxamine kinase, which produces MTMKKTLTLAGSDSSGGAGIQADLKTFQENGVYGMTALTSIVTMDPDNGWNHGVFPIDVSIVEQQLNTILSVGVDAMKTGMLGSVDIIELGAKKIDEHQLNNIVIDPVMVCKGEDEVLQPENTEAMRELLVPRATIVTPNLFEAWQLAKTGPIKTIDDMKEAAAKIHDLGAKNVVIKGGIGIEHDKAVDLFYDGKEFTLLKNPKLDTTYNHGAGCTFAAAITANLAKGKSVKDAVAAAKEFVSAAIEHGWKMNQYVGPVMHGAYTQFVGSARN
- a CDS encoding YojF family protein; translation: MEVIVIEKVQHMINQFARENVFIHLETTNGAYASHQNESFFSAGAYIRNAEVCYEHGKIIGDGPYRAGLKLPIGWIYAEGLTHFEVDDLGRLLLAGHGNDGKLAVALEISKTPFE